A single genomic interval of Solimonas sp. K1W22B-7 harbors:
- a CDS encoding glycosyltransferase, protein MNRRPAPILLATELGNGQGHLAPIGAIAAHLTGRGQPCLLATHQPETAQEMGLYRYAPILPAPTGSAGIQSVRVQASYASLLHNCGWHGKTALAGRLRAWCSLLQLSGARALLVDHAPTALLAARVLKLPVAAVGTGFCLPPPRGPFPAYPGVPAREQRLRDNEAHVLAVANGALAELGAEPLPSLQSLFAGVELGLKTYAELDHYGPGREADWLGLPDFSSGLPAEWGESREPRIFAYLRAGEGLEALLAALQASRAQVLVRLADIPLEMITRYERPGMRITDRNIWLRQAVETCDGFVGSGSHGAVAEALLAGKPCLVQYSHTEQRLVAERVEAIGAGLALATSASESFGTGLQRLLDDSTLHHTARQFAARYAGRDRQGILPRWADGWMDKLAA, encoded by the coding sequence ATGAACCGCCGCCCCGCGCCTATCCTGCTCGCCACCGAACTGGGGAACGGCCAGGGTCATCTCGCGCCGATCGGTGCGATCGCCGCGCATCTCACCGGCCGCGGCCAGCCCTGCCTGCTGGCCACGCATCAGCCCGAGACGGCGCAGGAGATGGGCCTGTACCGCTACGCGCCCATCCTGCCGGCACCGACCGGCAGCGCCGGCATACAGTCCGTGCGCGTGCAGGCGAGCTACGCCAGCCTGCTGCACAACTGCGGCTGGCACGGCAAGACCGCCCTCGCGGGCCGCCTGCGCGCCTGGTGCTCGCTGCTGCAACTCAGCGGCGCCCGCGCCCTGCTGGTGGATCACGCGCCGACCGCGCTGCTCGCCGCGCGCGTGCTGAAACTGCCGGTGGCAGCGGTGGGCACCGGCTTCTGCCTGCCGCCGCCGCGAGGCCCCTTTCCGGCCTATCCCGGGGTGCCGGCGCGCGAGCAGCGCCTGCGCGACAACGAGGCCCATGTGCTCGCGGTGGCCAACGGGGCGCTGGCCGAACTCGGCGCGGAGCCGCTGCCAAGCCTGCAATCCCTGTTCGCCGGCGTGGAACTGGGCCTGAAGACCTATGCCGAACTGGATCACTACGGCCCGGGCCGCGAGGCCGACTGGCTCGGCCTGCCGGACTTTTCCTCCGGCCTTCCGGCGGAGTGGGGCGAGTCCCGCGAGCCGCGCATCTTTGCCTACCTGCGTGCCGGCGAAGGCCTGGAAGCACTGCTGGCGGCGCTGCAGGCCAGCCGTGCGCAGGTGCTCGTGCGCCTGGCGGACATCCCGCTCGAGATGATCACCCGCTACGAGCGCCCGGGCATGCGCATCACGGACCGCAACATCTGGCTGAGGCAGGCCGTGGAAACCTGCGATGGCTTCGTCGGCTCCGGCTCCCATGGCGCGGTGGCCGAGGCCCTGCTGGCCGGAAAGCCTTGCCTGGTCCAGTACTCCCACACCGAACAGCGCCTGGTGGCCGAGCGTGTCGAGGCGATCGGCGCCGGCCTGGCGCTGGCGACCAGTGCCTCCGAGTCCTTCGGTACAGGCCTTCAGCGCCTGCTGGACGACTCCACGCTGCATCACACCGCCCGGCAGTTTGCCGCACGCTACGCCGGCCGTGACCGGCAAGGCATCCTGCCGCGCTGGGCCGACGGCTGGATGGACAAGCTCGCGGCCTGA